A single genomic interval of Carassius carassius chromosome 24, fCarCar2.1, whole genome shotgun sequence harbors:
- the tars2 gene encoding threonine--tRNA ligase 1, cytoplasmic isoform X1: MFAAVFGRRRVCQAALRGSRSYGKLHASACQTERLRIFQSLCDRHVTGAAEEHTASRPDLTIRLADGRTVKGSAGVTSPLQIAKSERVKGAVAGRVNGALWDLSRPLLEDCELQLLGFDSLEGRQVVWRTGACVLASVMENLFSARVCREGVSDTGLYCDYQLQDNALSLLDVEQRCKQMASGKIPLIKLEVTVQDLKELFQDDAVRLRLAEEQMMGDTLSVYRCGDSVGVCSGVVLPHTGFLKAFKMLQVSPVTLSGSTEASAILRMIGVAFPGEREREEWEREQEEARKRDHRRIGKTQELFFFHDVSPGSCFFMPKGAHIYNTLTDFIKSEYRRRGFSEVVTPTLYSRSLWERSGHWEHYSENMFTVTCEPHTFALKPMNCPAHCVMFEQRVRSWRELPIRWADFGALHRNEHSGALGGLTRVRRFCQDDAHIFCTPEQLEEEITACLDFVRSVYRVFGFSFHCLLSTRPVPCLGEPALWDTAEQQLERSLKRFEERWELNPGDGAFYGPKIDIQIRDALGRQHQCATIQLDFQLPIRFNLQYSGADGQMYRPIMIHRAVLGSLERMIAILAENFGGKWPFWLSPAQVMVVPVGGSSETYGQEVVCRLREAGFMADIDDDRRNTLNKKIRSAQLAQYNYIFVVGEKECASGTVSVRTRAGKQLGQISLQEVMRSLTELRQTRSNQEEF, encoded by the exons ATGTTCGCGGCTGTGTTCGGGAGGCGACGCGTCTGTCAGGCGGCGCTCCGCGGCAGCAGAAGCTACGGGAAG CTGCATGCGTCTGCCTGTCAGACCGAGCGCTTGAGGATCTTCCAGTCTCTCTGTGATCGGCATGTGACTGGAGCTGCTGAGGAGCACACAGCATCGAGACCGGATCTGACCATCCGATTGGCTGATGGCAGGACGGTCAAAGGGTCAGCTGGTGTGACCTCACCATTACAGATCGCCAAGAGTGAACG tgttaaAGGGGCAGTGGCAGGCAGAGTGAACGGAGCGCTGTGGGATCTGAGTCGTCCTCTGCTGGAGGACTGTGAACTGCAGCTGCTGGGCTTTGACTCGCTGGAGGGGAGACAG gtggtgTGGCGCACCGGAGCGTGTGTGTTAGCGAGTGTGATGGAGAATCTCTTCAGCGCTCGTGTGTGTCGAGAGGGAGTCTCTGACACAGGCCTGTACTGTGATTACCAGCTCCAAGACAA tGCTCTCTCTCTGTTGGACGTGGAGCAGAGGTGTAAGCAGATGGCATCTGGGAAGATTCCCCTCATCAAGCTCGAGGTCACGGTACAGGACCTGAAAGAGCTCTTCCAG gATGATGCTGTCAGGCTGCGGCTGGCTGAAGAGCAGATGATGGGAGACACACTCAGTGTCTACAG gtGTGGAgacagtgtgggtgtgtgttcagGTGTTGTTCTGCCACACACGGGCTTCCTGAAGGCCTTTAAGATGCTCCAG gtGTCTCCTGTAACTCTGTCCGGCTCAACAGAGGCGTCAGCTATCCTCCGAATGATCGGCGTGGCCTTTCCaggagagcgagagcgagaggaATGGGAGAGAGAACAGGAGGAGGCCAGAAAGAGAGACCACAGGAGGATCGGGAAG ACGCAGGAGCTCTTCTTCTTTCATGATGTCAGTCCTGGCAGCTGTTTCTTCATGCCTAAAGGAGCTCATATATACAACACACTCACTGACTTTATAAAG AGTGAGTACCGGAGGCGGGGCTTCAGCGAGGTCGTGACCCCTACGCTGTACAGCAGGTCTCTGTGGGAGCGATCGGGTCACTGGGAGCATTACAGTGAGAACATGTTCACGGTGACCTGTGAGCCACACACCTTCGCTCTCAAACCCATGAACTGTCCCGCACACTG TGTGATGTTCGAGCAGCGTGTTCGTTCGTGGCGAGAGCTTCCTATCCGCTGGGCAGATTTTGGCGCGCTGCACCGTAACGAGCACTCGGGGGCGCTGGGGGGGCTAACCAGAGTCCGCCGCTTCTGCCAGGACGACGCACACATCTTCTGCACACCTGAGCAG CTGGAGGAGGAGATCACGGCGTGTTTGGACTTCGTGAGAAGCGTGTATCGTGTCTTCGGTTTCTCCTTTCACTGTCTCCTCTCCACGCGGCCCGTGCCCTGTCTGGGAGAGCCCGCCCTCTGGGACACTGCAGAGCAG CAGCTGGAGCGCAGTCTCAAGCGGTTTGAGGAGCGCTGGGAGCTGAATCCTGGAGACGGGGCCTTTTATGGACCAAAG ATTGACATCCAGATCCGGGACGCTCTGGGCCGACAGCACCAGTGTGCCACCATCCAGCTGGACTTCCAGCTGCCCATCAGATTCAACCTGCAGTATTCTGG ggcTGATGGACAGATGTACAGGCCGATCATGATCCACCGGGCCGTGCTGGGCTCCCTGGAGAGGATGATCGCTATCCTGGCCGAGAACTTCGGAGGgaaatg GCCTTTCTGGTTGTCGCCAGCGCAGGTGATGGTGGTGCCTGTAGGGGGCAGCAGTGAGACGTACGGACAAGAG GTGGTCTGCAGACTGAGGGAAGCTGGATTCATGGCTGATATTGATGATGATCGTCGAAACACCTTAAATAAGAAAATCCGCTCGGCGCAGCTTGCACAGTACAATTATATATTCG TGGTgggagagaaagagtgtgcgaGCGGGACTGTGAGCGTGAGGACGAGAGCCGGGAAGCAGCTCGGCCAGATATCACTGCAGGAAGTGATGCGCTCGCTGACTGAACTCAGACAGACACGCAGCAATCAGGAGGAGTTTTAA
- the tars2 gene encoding threonine--tRNA ligase 1, cytoplasmic isoform X2, whose translation MEYERRQKLHASACQTERLRIFQSLCDRHVTGAAEEHTASRPDLTIRLADGRTVKGSAGVTSPLQIAKSERVKGAVAGRVNGALWDLSRPLLEDCELQLLGFDSLEGRQVVWRTGACVLASVMENLFSARVCREGVSDTGLYCDYQLQDNALSLLDVEQRCKQMASGKIPLIKLEVTVQDLKELFQDDAVRLRLAEEQMMGDTLSVYRCGDSVGVCSGVVLPHTGFLKAFKMLQVSPVTLSGSTEASAILRMIGVAFPGEREREEWEREQEEARKRDHRRIGKTQELFFFHDVSPGSCFFMPKGAHIYNTLTDFIKSEYRRRGFSEVVTPTLYSRSLWERSGHWEHYSENMFTVTCEPHTFALKPMNCPAHCVMFEQRVRSWRELPIRWADFGALHRNEHSGALGGLTRVRRFCQDDAHIFCTPEQLEEEITACLDFVRSVYRVFGFSFHCLLSTRPVPCLGEPALWDTAEQQLERSLKRFEERWELNPGDGAFYGPKIDIQIRDALGRQHQCATIQLDFQLPIRFNLQYSGADGQMYRPIMIHRAVLGSLERMIAILAENFGGKWPFWLSPAQVMVVPVGGSSETYGQEVVCRLREAGFMADIDDDRRNTLNKKIRSAQLAQYNYIFVVGEKECASGTVSVRTRAGKQLGQISLQEVMRSLTELRQTRSNQEEF comes from the exons CTGCATGCGTCTGCCTGTCAGACCGAGCGCTTGAGGATCTTCCAGTCTCTCTGTGATCGGCATGTGACTGGAGCTGCTGAGGAGCACACAGCATCGAGACCGGATCTGACCATCCGATTGGCTGATGGCAGGACGGTCAAAGGGTCAGCTGGTGTGACCTCACCATTACAGATCGCCAAGAGTGAACG tgttaaAGGGGCAGTGGCAGGCAGAGTGAACGGAGCGCTGTGGGATCTGAGTCGTCCTCTGCTGGAGGACTGTGAACTGCAGCTGCTGGGCTTTGACTCGCTGGAGGGGAGACAG gtggtgTGGCGCACCGGAGCGTGTGTGTTAGCGAGTGTGATGGAGAATCTCTTCAGCGCTCGTGTGTGTCGAGAGGGAGTCTCTGACACAGGCCTGTACTGTGATTACCAGCTCCAAGACAA tGCTCTCTCTCTGTTGGACGTGGAGCAGAGGTGTAAGCAGATGGCATCTGGGAAGATTCCCCTCATCAAGCTCGAGGTCACGGTACAGGACCTGAAAGAGCTCTTCCAG gATGATGCTGTCAGGCTGCGGCTGGCTGAAGAGCAGATGATGGGAGACACACTCAGTGTCTACAG gtGTGGAgacagtgtgggtgtgtgttcagGTGTTGTTCTGCCACACACGGGCTTCCTGAAGGCCTTTAAGATGCTCCAG gtGTCTCCTGTAACTCTGTCCGGCTCAACAGAGGCGTCAGCTATCCTCCGAATGATCGGCGTGGCCTTTCCaggagagcgagagcgagaggaATGGGAGAGAGAACAGGAGGAGGCCAGAAAGAGAGACCACAGGAGGATCGGGAAG ACGCAGGAGCTCTTCTTCTTTCATGATGTCAGTCCTGGCAGCTGTTTCTTCATGCCTAAAGGAGCTCATATATACAACACACTCACTGACTTTATAAAG AGTGAGTACCGGAGGCGGGGCTTCAGCGAGGTCGTGACCCCTACGCTGTACAGCAGGTCTCTGTGGGAGCGATCGGGTCACTGGGAGCATTACAGTGAGAACATGTTCACGGTGACCTGTGAGCCACACACCTTCGCTCTCAAACCCATGAACTGTCCCGCACACTG TGTGATGTTCGAGCAGCGTGTTCGTTCGTGGCGAGAGCTTCCTATCCGCTGGGCAGATTTTGGCGCGCTGCACCGTAACGAGCACTCGGGGGCGCTGGGGGGGCTAACCAGAGTCCGCCGCTTCTGCCAGGACGACGCACACATCTTCTGCACACCTGAGCAG CTGGAGGAGGAGATCACGGCGTGTTTGGACTTCGTGAGAAGCGTGTATCGTGTCTTCGGTTTCTCCTTTCACTGTCTCCTCTCCACGCGGCCCGTGCCCTGTCTGGGAGAGCCCGCCCTCTGGGACACTGCAGAGCAG CAGCTGGAGCGCAGTCTCAAGCGGTTTGAGGAGCGCTGGGAGCTGAATCCTGGAGACGGGGCCTTTTATGGACCAAAG ATTGACATCCAGATCCGGGACGCTCTGGGCCGACAGCACCAGTGTGCCACCATCCAGCTGGACTTCCAGCTGCCCATCAGATTCAACCTGCAGTATTCTGG ggcTGATGGACAGATGTACAGGCCGATCATGATCCACCGGGCCGTGCTGGGCTCCCTGGAGAGGATGATCGCTATCCTGGCCGAGAACTTCGGAGGgaaatg GCCTTTCTGGTTGTCGCCAGCGCAGGTGATGGTGGTGCCTGTAGGGGGCAGCAGTGAGACGTACGGACAAGAG GTGGTCTGCAGACTGAGGGAAGCTGGATTCATGGCTGATATTGATGATGATCGTCGAAACACCTTAAATAAGAAAATCCGCTCGGCGCAGCTTGCACAGTACAATTATATATTCG TGGTgggagagaaagagtgtgcgaGCGGGACTGTGAGCGTGAGGACGAGAGCCGGGAAGCAGCTCGGCCAGATATCACTGCAGGAAGTGATGCGCTCGCTGACTGAACTCAGACAGACACGCAGCAATCAGGAGGAGTTTTAA